The Quercus lobata isolate SW786 chromosome 9, ValleyOak3.0 Primary Assembly, whole genome shotgun sequence region ttcgcacatagaaaggccctaacaatatcatttgtagagcgtgggtttggaaggctaggccttgatcgacaggcggtgggtttttcgtggtgttcatacaaggttaagttttccttcaccactggagtctttctcctggaggtgggctgggaggctctggtttttggccattttttccagcctcctctttaggttacttatttttccttttatactcgcctgcgtccactatccttcatccacgtatagggccaacctttccaaggctgatacttgtcccatcagtccatacccaaagtcgttgggggtggttgtaaaagtcaaagaatgcggctctgtcaggttcagagcattaaatggcagtaaaagcagctttccctggatattttagatctttcttccaagtttcagtcctataccgtttttacccttcattctggggggactttgggtctgccgaggactgaactgccctcggcggtatccataggctatcttgtcgagcttgggccatagccttcctcggcttgggcctttggattctccccgagtagatgggcctggcccataaatcatttgggccccacacttATATATTAGAAAAGCAACCTACGTCCCTTGAGCTATTATACCAAATACCAAATGTGCCTTTGTCACTAAGCAACCTCTCGTACAAATTGTCTCAAAAATCAAGATACTTTTTTAAGACAGGATTTAGGGTTAAtgcctataattttttttccttcttcaacaAATATAATAGCAACCTTTTGTTTTGTAGATTATCATACCAAATTGGAAATTGGAAAAAGGGGTAATAACAAGAAATGTTTATTGGTCACTAAGCTATCTTGCTTTTGGAATTCAAGCGATAATTATCAGTAATGACAATTTTTGTGGTATTTCATATTTGCGGTTTAAACATTACCTCTTTCTCTTCCATTATTGTTGTGGGAACATGTGGAAACTGGTGAATCCATCCGTTTgcatatcaaaatcaaaattttcatttatattcaTAGGAATGAAGCTATTTATGGGAACATGTTGAAACTTGTTAatccattcatttttttttctttgctgaaTTGTTAATCCATTCATTTGCACACCAAAATTAGGGATGACAAACTTAGGAAAGACAAAAATGTGATTGGTCCTATCTACCTGAATCTCCCAATCATGTTCTGTCCTGTGTTTAGTTTCCTGccatgaaatatatatatatataatttcatcttctttttttatacatattatatttgtaatttcatcttttttttttatacatattctATTTGCTCTcatcttcctctctcttttagGCACTCTTAACAACTGTACATTTGAAACCAAATTAATCATGACAAAATACCTCTAACCCACCTGACCCCAATTTCTGCCCTGAAGAGGGAACAGGGCAAACATGGACTCCCctgatttataataaaataaaataatcatcCATCCTTCTTATTGTTTCTGTTATTGACAAAATTTTCCAGAATTGTTCCTGGTTGAACAAATTCAGCAAATTAATACTAAAAAACAACGCCAAATTCAAGGACATATCATCATTAATCAACAAGAAGAAGCatcataaataaaacaaaaaaaccagaAATAAGCTTTATAGGCTTTAGCTTACAATTGAATTGTGAACCATAACTTTCCAAACAAGAGGCCACTTACAAATACAAAGTAACAACGCATTCTGAGACTTCCTCCTAAAATTGTGATAACActcatattttacttttaaaatgaaatatctaaaaagagatttaaaaaattcatgatCAAAAATAAGCTTTTATCCTTGCTACAATGCCCATAAACGAAGTGCTTTGTTTCAGATCAATTCCTCGCTGCAATTGCTTCAATATGCAAACTTTGGTCtcatttcacccaaaaaaaaaaaaaaaaattggaagagGGAAGTTCTATATATCCAAGAACAAAATGCATTTACAAAGAGATGATAATCACTAAAATATTGAGTTGGAACCAGAGATCATTTATCACATGAAAACCAAACCTCACTCTTTTTTTGTCATTGAAATTAATGActcaattctaaaaataaaaaataaaattaaaaaaaacaaagcaattttATCTTCAATGATGATCATATCACATTATGATACAATTGTGAGAACCCAAATTAAAAGggaattaaaaaatgtcaaggaTTTCCAAGATGAAACGGTTGCAGAGAGGGCAATTACCCCTACTCACCATAAGCTCCCTTGAACACAACCTGCAAAACGTGTGTCCGCACGGTATAAAAGCCGAGCCTTTGTGCCTTACCATGCACACGCAGCACTTGTACTCTCCTCTTTTGCTTCCGCTTCCGTTCTCTTCTtccgcttcttcttcctttccttttccttcgTTTCTCTCGTTCTCTTCcccctcctcctcttcctcctcctcctcgtCATCGTCCATGTTGTAGTCCATCAAATCCATCAACGACATTCTCACCGGCGGCTCCGCCGTCGTCGACAAAGTGTTAAGCTGCTCTTGCCTCTCCCTCTCCGCCGCTTCCTGCGCCGCCACCGCTTCTCTCGCCGATAAAGCTCTCTCCTCCGCTAGCACCACCGACAGCCGCCGCGTCGGCGTGTGAGGCGCGATTTCGGAGTCTCCTTCTTCCTCGTCGTCGTCGGAGGAGGAAGAGGACGAGGAGGAGGAGATTTCGGTGTTCCTGTGGTGCGGGGTGCCGACGAACCGCGTAGCGTTGTGGCGCGTGGTTTGCGGTACGAAACTCGTAGACTCGGAGACAGGGAACTGAGTTGACTCGGCGGGAATCAGGTCTCCGGGACTGTACCGAGTGGAGTTCCGGCGCAAGATCTGCGGCGGCGGCGGCCTAGACAAATCTTCGGAGGACTGAGTCAACTCGGCCGAGCTACGGAAGCGGACCGAGTTACGGCGCGAAAGCGAACCCTGCTGTTGGATAGGGATATCAGAGGCAGGGATAGGAACAGAGGAGGTCCAAGCAGCCCCGGCACGCTTCAAACGGAGCTTGTCTTTGAAGGTTTTCCACGATTTCTTATCTCTGCTATTATTCGTATTGATATTAAGCCCCTTGTATGCCGACCTCGCAGCATTCGGATCCTGCTCCCGGATCACATCCAGCAGGGTCCGATTACTGTGCCGAACCTGAGGCTGAGGTTCCGCCGCCgtcgccgccgccgccgccgaaGAAGGTTGCTTATCCGTGGTGCACAGAATGTCGCAGAGAGTCGATCCGGAACTGGACTCTCTGTTCACGGCGCCTTCTACAGCAGACATCTGATCCCACAATGTAAGTCTCCTCCTCCTATCACTGTTTCTTTCACCTCCTTCCATAttacaacaccaccaccacaaacaaatatatcagagagagagagacaaactCATGGAAAATGGATCTCAAATTTCTATCACACAGAGACAGAGGGCATAGCAAATAGCAATAGCAATAGCAATATAAAACATAGGATACCGTTGCTTACGTTACGTTGTGTGTGTGGGAATGTGAATGTGATGGATggataattttgtttttattttttatatatttttaagttttgatgaAAGTGAGGGTCAGATCTGATATTCGGTGCAGGCTTCAATTACTTTAAATTTGGTATAACTGTAAAAGAATGGTTGGTATCACAATGAGAGAGACAAAGGTGGAATTAATAAATGAGagtcaaaaagagagagagagagagagaaaagagagataccttaaagtaaaaaaaattgatgcagTGCAGATCTGTATTCTGTAAATAAGAACTTTCTCCCTTTTGTTGTCTGTGTGATCTGCATCTGtatgcttttttgttttgttttctatcaaaatcttTATGTCTATGGTGTGACTTTCTCTTTTCTTAaaggaatgaaagaaagaaatataagtTGAGAAATAATTAAGGAAAATCAGGGTTTAGAGTTTGGAAAATAGAACGAGTCTTATGTATGGGAATATATTTGTGCCTCTACTTCTACCCTTTATTTGTGGctatatttgatatttaaaataatCCACAACCGTAACTTTTATGCCACAATTTTGATACAAATCTAATGCGATTGGTTATGAGTGATAGGGAAAAAACGATAAGTCAATATAAAAGAGATATAATGTACTATGAGTACAATTATTTAATAcagactttactaattgagcGACCTGAAACCCACTTAAtctaacttttaaaaaaaacaaaaatttataaagtgTGCAATTACCCATCAAatgaaagaaccaaaaaaaaaaaaaaaaggttcaattGACCCTAGCTGGCCTCACATTTgtcttcttttgttctttttggtttttacttctttctttctaaagCTTCTATCATTTTCATCTATCATCTATCATCTATTTGTTTTATTGTCTCGACCACTCATATGCAAAATGGTCCAAATCTTTTTAGGAAAATAATGTGGTTTCTTTTGTCATAATCACTACTTATTAACCGACAAcaagataattaattaataaagatagaaagaaaaagtgtCTAGTATTTTTCTTAATCTTTCTACATATTTATGAAGTTTCATAGATaacttgtttttttggttttgtataTAAAACTATATCAGTTAAAACGGAGTCCATGACACTTTTTGTTATATCTATTGGTTTATAAAATCTGCATGTTGAACCatgtttataaattattattttctcaaaatatttttatagataaacataaatatacatGTTTATTTAGCTAGAACTTATAAGCTTAACTTTTAACTTGtagtttttatgtataattttttagaatttcatttttttaaaatataaatataatttagctcactttcaacaacaacaaaattaaataaattattatcgaaaatttgtaaaagaattttaatcaTCATATAGCCACCCAAGACAAATTTTTGGTGTTTGTCACCAGACAAACCTTGTGATAAGTTTGTCATGGCTCACCGCTAAAGATGTCCACACTACAAACAGCCGACAACCTGGTAGGTCAAGACCATTAGTCCATTAATCACAATAACAAGGCTACCAAAATGATGTCAATAAATATAGCCCCACTAGTGCAATCATGTAACACAACGAGACAGGAAGCACCTCAGTAGCATACGATCACTCTCTGTAACTGAGAGTCCTCCTATACCTTGTGAAGGACCCCTTTACCAGAAGAGAGTCAAAAAtcaacaggaaaaaaaatattggtatTGCTCAACCCTTGGCATACCTCCTTTTTATGTCCATGAGTTTATATAATATGAGCGTAAGGTGCCACCATATGTAGTCACTCTCGAAGATTAAAGGACTCAAAGACTTACACAAGTTAACATGggatttttatttcatttcatgAAATGCAAAATCAGTGACTGAGGCCCATATGGAATTATGAAATATCATTATCATCAAAGAATGGCTAAGAATAACAAATACCGTTACTATTTATGAGATATTCCTCGTTATTGGTTATTAAAATATGTAGAGTACTAAAAACTTCACATTAAGATTATGAAATTTAGTTAAATCAAAATTACAGTAAAAACAATATACAAATGTTAATTTGGTTGTTAAATTATAGAATAGAATAGTCCATTTCAGCAGGTCGTGAAAAATAACTGAAAAAGTACAATACAATTATAAGTTGGAGCAAGAAAGACAATTATAAAAGTCAGGACTGAACTGAAGAGAAGAGATGCCATATATGGTCCACCACGAAAATCCTTCTCACTATTAATAAACATCTTAATAAAtgactaaattaattaactatgATATACATATAAATGTCTAAGTCAAAACTTGATCATCAGATTCAGCcacttgaatatatataataaaagattaaaaagtaTGTTCACACAAAATGTGTTGAGCTACATAAAACCGGTCATAGAAAATAGGATACACACCTAAACTCAGAAAAGTTATTTttagaatagataaactgagggagagaataataagaaattgtaaaaaattgaatattttattaaataaatgtgtagaatagataaatcaatgtgggtgttttgtataaataagtgtataaaatagaaaaagtagctTTTTTTAGTGCAAAATAGATGAAAAATTTGTATctactgatgtggatgctcttagaagAGAATATTTAAAGAATATGTAAATCAGTGGTTGAGCTGAACTTACGAAGAGAATAGAAGAGATTGATAGAGATTAATATCCAATCACCAGTTGTTGGGTGGTTGAACATGAAGAGAAAAGAACTTGTTAAAAAGGGAGTTGGGGGGCTTTAGTATTGGTTCCTTGTGTTGTTCCTTCCTACTGCCCA contains the following coding sequences:
- the LOC115962327 gene encoding E3 ubiquitin-protein ligase complex slx8-rfp subunit slx8-like isoform X1, whose translation is MEGGERNSDRRRRLTLWDQMSAVEGAVNRESSSGSTLCDILCTTDKQPSSAAAAATAAEPQPQVRHSNRTLLDVIREQDPNAARSAYKGLNINTNNSRDKKSWKTFKDKLRLKRAGAAWTSSVPIPASDIPIQQQGSLSRRNSVRFRSSAELTQSSEDLSRPPPPQILRRNSTRYSPGDLIPAESTQFPVSESTSFVPQTTRHNATRFVGTPHHRNTEISSSSSSSSSDDDEEEGDSEIAPHTPTRRLSVVLAEERALSAREAVAAQEAAERERQEQLNTLSTTAEPPVRMSLMDLMDYNMDDDEEEEEEEEGEENERNEGKGKEEEAEEENGSGSKRGEYKCCVCMVRHKGSAFIPCGHTFCRLCSRELMVSRGNCPLCNRFILEILDIF
- the LOC115962327 gene encoding E3 ubiquitin-protein ligase complex slx8-rfp subunit slx8-like isoform X2, with the translated sequence MSAVEGAVNRESSSGSTLCDILCTTDKQPSSAAAAATAAEPQPQVRHSNRTLLDVIREQDPNAARSAYKGLNINTNNSRDKKSWKTFKDKLRLKRAGAAWTSSVPIPASDIPIQQQGSLSRRNSVRFRSSAELTQSSEDLSRPPPPQILRRNSTRYSPGDLIPAESTQFPVSESTSFVPQTTRHNATRFVGTPHHRNTEISSSSSSSSSDDDEEEGDSEIAPHTPTRRLSVVLAEERALSAREAVAAQEAAERERQEQLNTLSTTAEPPVRMSLMDLMDYNMDDDEEEEEEEEGEENERNEGKGKEEEAEEENGSGSKRGEYKCCVCMVRHKGSAFIPCGHTFCRLCSRELMVSRGNCPLCNRFILEILDIF